One stretch of Chitinophaga pendula DNA includes these proteins:
- a CDS encoding RagB/SusD family nutrient uptake outer membrane protein, whose product MKKIAAIILTLGVLTSACNKMLDEEVVSKVTDDFYNTKAGFQTAVNGSYAGFRAFYSTERGMNLTVFGTDTYTNGSDGDFKFANQYTPTLNPQYAHIRELWNAFYQALNTCNVAIDRAPIVSDIDDAARKVGIGEARFCRAQYHFLLMQLFGPVPLKLKENKEASAIANRDPIDAIYKAIIEDLEYAAQNLPLTQSEWGRATKPAAEQLLARVYLTRASSTAKQGTDYANAARYATSVISNYGFQLLPDIGQVFAQGKENNPETVWAVQYTTDALYNSTDNNANRFFLMQYDILPGMKRDLPNGTPWKRYKPTDFLIDTLYKDRINDTRYEKFFTSVWYANVATANLKIGDTAIWLPGYDVSDAFIASKKYLVVPPRKYTLVLYPSLNKHNDALRPDNQASGVRPFIAFRLAEDYLIAAEAYMMTGETEKAVQYINTLRMRAARVTADPTQTAAYREAMKITAAQLNIDFILDERGRELIGEQLRWFDLVRTNKLLERVRKHNYPIANLNIAPKHMLRPIPQDQIDRTSNPFPQNEGY is encoded by the coding sequence ATGAAAAAAATAGCAGCCATAATACTGACACTGGGAGTCCTTACTTCCGCTTGCAATAAAATGCTGGACGAAGAAGTCGTATCCAAAGTGACAGACGATTTCTATAATACAAAAGCCGGTTTTCAGACAGCCGTCAATGGTAGTTACGCTGGCTTCAGGGCCTTCTACAGTACCGAAAGAGGCATGAACCTCACCGTATTCGGTACAGATACCTACACCAATGGTTCGGATGGGGATTTCAAATTCGCCAATCAATACACGCCTACCTTAAATCCGCAATATGCGCATATAAGGGAACTATGGAACGCCTTCTACCAGGCACTCAATACCTGTAATGTCGCTATCGACCGCGCTCCTATTGTGAGTGATATCGACGATGCCGCCCGGAAAGTAGGGATAGGAGAAGCACGCTTCTGCAGAGCACAATATCATTTTCTACTCATGCAGCTGTTTGGCCCCGTACCGCTAAAACTGAAGGAGAACAAAGAAGCCAGCGCCATCGCCAATCGTGATCCTATCGATGCCATTTACAAGGCCATCATAGAAGACCTCGAATACGCCGCGCAAAACCTCCCACTCACACAATCAGAATGGGGCAGAGCAACCAAGCCGGCTGCCGAACAACTGCTGGCAAGAGTATACCTCACCCGCGCCAGCTCTACGGCTAAACAGGGTACCGACTATGCCAACGCAGCCAGGTATGCTACCTCCGTCATCAGCAACTACGGCTTCCAGCTGCTCCCCGACATAGGCCAGGTGTTCGCACAGGGTAAAGAGAACAATCCCGAAACCGTATGGGCAGTACAATACACCACCGACGCGTTATACAATAGCACCGATAACAATGCCAACCGCTTCTTCCTGATGCAGTACGACATCCTGCCGGGTATGAAACGCGACCTGCCCAACGGTACGCCCTGGAAACGGTATAAACCCACCGACTTCCTGATAGATACCCTCTACAAGGACAGGATCAATGATACCCGCTATGAAAAGTTCTTCACTTCCGTATGGTATGCCAACGTAGCTACTGCCAACCTGAAAATAGGTGATACCGCTATCTGGCTGCCAGGATATGATGTGTCAGATGCCTTTATTGCGAGTAAAAAATACCTGGTCGTACCGCCCCGGAAATATACACTGGTGCTCTATCCTTCATTGAATAAACATAATGACGCCCTGCGTCCCGACAACCAGGCTTCCGGTGTTAGACCCTTCATCGCCTTCCGCCTGGCCGAAGACTACCTGATCGCAGCCGAAGCTTACATGATGACCGGGGAGACCGAAAAGGCCGTACAATACATCAATACCTTACGTATGCGTGCAGCCAGGGTCACCGCTGATCCCACGCAAACCGCCGCCTACCGCGAAGCTATGAAGATCACCGCCGCACAGCTTAATATCGACTTCATCCTCGACGAAAGAGGCCGTGAGCTGATAGGCGAACAGCTCCGCTGGTTCGACCTTGTACGTACCAATAAGCTGTTGGAAAGAGTAAGGAAACATAACTACCCGATCGCAAATCTCAACATCGCCCCCAAACACATGCTGCGCCCTATTCCGCAAGACCAGATAGACCGTACCAGCAACCCATTCCCGCAGA